A single Pseudomonas sp. DC1.2 DNA region contains:
- a CDS encoding AarF/ABC1/UbiB kinase family protein, whose product MKQREPGSAVVPSSRLSRLMRFGGLASGVAGGMLAEGARQLAQGNRPALRDLLLTPGNVHRAVEQLSQLRGAAMKVGQLLSMDAGELLPRALAEILSRLRADAHPMPMSQLVAVLNESWGKGWEEHFERFSFTPLAAASIGQVHAALGKDGQRLAIKVQYPGVRESISSDVDNVATLLRVSGLLPKGMDLAPLLQEAKRQLQDEADYLKETEHLRHFHQLLADSPEFLVPRAYAEFSTPNVLVMSFADGVAVESLEHAPQAVRDRIILLLFGLLLREVFEFQCVQTDPNFANYRYQQDTGRMVLLDFGATRLYARSSTEAYRRLLIAGLREDRAAIAEAALEVGYFQPETLPKHRTLLTEIISQACEPLRYEGAYDFATSDLASRLRDTGWQLGTDRDFWHTPPVDVLFLHRKVGGLYLLAAKLKARVDVRRLFQPYVI is encoded by the coding sequence ATGAAACAGCGCGAGCCAGGCTCAGCGGTCGTGCCGAGCAGTCGCTTGTCGCGGCTGATGCGCTTTGGCGGCTTGGCCTCGGGCGTCGCGGGCGGCATGCTGGCCGAAGGTGCTCGGCAGTTGGCTCAAGGTAACCGTCCGGCGCTGCGTGATCTGCTGTTGACGCCGGGCAATGTGCATCGAGCGGTGGAACAACTGTCGCAACTGCGTGGCGCCGCGATGAAGGTCGGGCAATTGTTATCGATGGATGCAGGGGAATTATTGCCACGCGCGCTCGCCGAAATCCTCTCTCGTCTGCGCGCCGACGCGCATCCGATGCCCATGAGCCAGTTGGTGGCAGTCCTCAACGAAAGCTGGGGCAAGGGCTGGGAAGAACACTTCGAACGGTTTTCCTTCACACCATTGGCGGCCGCGTCCATCGGCCAGGTTCATGCTGCGCTAGGCAAAGACGGCCAACGCCTGGCGATCAAGGTGCAATACCCCGGCGTGCGCGAGAGCATTTCCAGCGATGTAGATAACGTCGCTACTTTGCTGCGGGTGTCGGGGCTGCTGCCTAAAGGCATGGACCTCGCACCTCTGCTTCAAGAGGCCAAGCGTCAACTGCAGGATGAAGCGGACTACCTGAAAGAAACCGAGCACTTACGGCACTTTCATCAACTGTTGGCCGACAGTCCTGAGTTTCTGGTGCCGCGTGCGTATGCCGAGTTCAGCACGCCGAACGTTCTGGTGATGTCGTTCGCCGACGGGGTAGCAGTGGAGTCACTGGAGCACGCGCCTCAGGCAGTGCGCGACCGGATCATCCTGTTGCTGTTCGGCCTGCTTCTGCGCGAGGTGTTCGAGTTCCAGTGCGTGCAGACCGACCCCAACTTTGCCAACTACCGTTATCAGCAGGACACCGGCCGCATGGTATTGCTCGACTTCGGTGCCACGCGCCTTTATGCCCGCAGCAGCACAGAGGCCTATCGCCGCTTGCTGATTGCAGGCCTGCGAGAAGACCGCGCCGCGATTGCCGAAGCAGCGCTTGAAGTCGGCTACTTTCAGCCTGAAACCCTGCCCAAACACCGGACGCTGCTAACTGAGATTATCAGCCAAGCCTGCGAACCACTGCGCTATGAAGGCGCCTATGACTTTGCGACGTCTGACTTGGCCTCGCGCCTGCGCGATACCGGATGGCAACTGGGCACCGACCGCGACTTCTGGCACACGCCCCCCGTAGATGTGCTGTTCCTGCACCGCAAGGTGGGAGGCCTGTACCTGTTGGCCGCCAAACTGAAGGCTCGGGTGGATGTTCGACGCCTGTTCCAGCCTTACGTGATTTGA
- a CDS encoding DUF3429 domain-containing protein, producing MNVLSSTSPPRHVALLGYGGLLPFIGLALLIPFSLEYRPLWAVALVNYGAVILSFIGALHWGFAMTVQDMSAEQRRDRLIWSVIPALIAWVATLLPVPWGCLLLIVGFVTHFWQDRQLLQVISLPAWYLPMRLRLTLVACVCLLLGAIVVAIRS from the coding sequence ATGAACGTCTTGTCTTCGACCTCACCGCCAAGGCACGTCGCCCTGCTGGGTTATGGCGGCTTACTGCCGTTTATTGGTCTGGCGCTGTTGATCCCGTTTTCTCTCGAATATCGACCGTTGTGGGCAGTGGCGCTGGTCAACTATGGCGCAGTTATCCTGAGCTTCATTGGCGCCTTGCATTGGGGCTTTGCGATGACCGTGCAAGACATGAGCGCCGAGCAGCGCCGCGACCGGCTCATCTGGAGCGTCATCCCGGCGCTTATCGCCTGGGTTGCCACGTTACTGCCGGTGCCATGGGGTTGCTTGCTGTTGATCGTCGGATTTGTCACCCACTTCTGGCAGGACCGGCAACTGTTGCAGGTTATAAGCCTGCCCGCCTGGTACCTGCCGATGCGATTGCGGCTGACCCTCGTGGCGTGTGTGTGCCTGCTGCTTGGCGCGATCGTTGTCGCGATTCGCTCATGA